In Oryzihumus leptocrescens, the following are encoded in one genomic region:
- the rpoZ gene encoding DNA-directed RNA polymerase subunit omega — protein MSGTVAAPEGITNPPIDDLLEAADSKYALVIYSAKRARQINAYYSQLSEGLLEYVGPLVETQVHEKPLSIALREINDGLLTSQPTEG, from the coding sequence GTGTCCGGAACCGTTGCTGCCCCCGAGGGCATCACCAACCCGCCGATCGACGACCTGCTCGAGGCTGCTGACTCCAAGTACGCCCTGGTCATCTACTCGGCCAAGCGCGCCCGGCAGATCAACGCCTACTACTCCCAGCTCTCCGAGGGCCTGCTGGAGTACGTCGGCCCGCTCGTCGAGACCCAGGTCCACGAGAAGCCGCTGTCGATCGCGCTGCGCGAGATCAACGACGGCCTGCTCACCTCCCAGCCCACCGAGGGCTGA
- a CDS encoding primosomal protein N', which produces MTSEGAAGPPAAGEQLELVRAGARRRPAARAAEGLAGVDPVALVAVEVGLPHLDRPFEYSVPASLADTARAGVRVKVRFAGQDVDGFVLERRAQAEHAGRLAPLRKVVSPEPVLTAATLALCRAVADRYAGTLEDVLRLAVPPRHAAAEKALAAEPPETEPLPAPDPGPWEAYPAGPSLLRRIAEGQAPAASWLATPTSNPAQDWPAALAVAAATALSAGRGALLVVPDHRDVDRVDAALKAALGPGRHVRLTADQGPQARYTAWLKVLRGHVRVVVGTRAATFAPVRDLGLVAWWDDGDDLHDEPRAPYPHVREVLLARARLEGAAVLSGGFARSVAVQQLVEAGSLRPVVGAPADLRRAAPRVQVAGEGTDLERDPAAAAAHLPSAAWRAAKAALERGPVLIQVPRRGYVPSLSCQTCRMPARCGHCHGPLALVAADAPPVCRWCGKGVPAFDCPHCHGRTVRAGVVGARRTAEELGRAFAGVPVHTSGAGDVLAAVAARPSLVIATPGAEPVAEGGYAATLLLDAWALLDRPSLDAAQEAERRWLAAAALTRGAAEGGLVVLCGAPLHTTLPAIEALVRWDPAWFAARELAERRELRLPPTVAMAQLVASRRALADALEHTSLPEGVERLGPLPASVGGPAAGAARRGRGPAPARPGGAARAGGTDAAAPERMQLLVRGPLADGPALASAMAALKAVRSARKEKESVTVRMDPSEGIG; this is translated from the coding sequence ATGACGAGTGAGGGCGCCGCGGGTCCGCCGGCTGCGGGGGAGCAGCTGGAGCTCGTGCGCGCCGGCGCTCGCCGCAGGCCCGCGGCCCGCGCGGCTGAGGGCCTGGCCGGGGTCGACCCGGTCGCGCTGGTCGCCGTGGAGGTGGGCCTGCCCCACCTCGACCGCCCGTTCGAGTACTCCGTGCCCGCCTCCCTGGCCGACACAGCCCGGGCCGGGGTGCGGGTCAAGGTGCGCTTCGCCGGGCAGGACGTCGACGGCTTCGTGCTGGAGCGCCGGGCGCAGGCCGAGCACGCCGGCCGGCTGGCCCCGCTGCGCAAGGTGGTCAGCCCCGAGCCCGTGCTGACCGCGGCGACGCTCGCGCTGTGCCGGGCCGTGGCCGACCGCTACGCCGGCACCCTCGAGGACGTCCTGCGCCTGGCGGTGCCGCCGCGGCACGCCGCCGCGGAGAAGGCGCTGGCCGCCGAGCCCCCGGAGACCGAGCCCCTGCCCGCTCCCGACCCCGGGCCGTGGGAGGCCTACCCGGCCGGGCCGTCCCTGCTGCGACGCATCGCCGAGGGCCAGGCGCCGGCGGCCTCGTGGCTGGCGACCCCCACCAGCAACCCCGCGCAAGACTGGCCCGCCGCCCTCGCGGTCGCCGCGGCCACGGCGCTGTCGGCCGGTCGCGGGGCGTTGCTCGTCGTGCCCGACCACCGCGACGTCGACCGGGTCGACGCTGCCCTGAAGGCCGCGCTCGGCCCGGGCCGGCACGTGCGGCTCACCGCCGACCAGGGCCCGCAGGCGCGCTACACCGCGTGGCTGAAGGTGCTGCGCGGGCACGTGCGCGTCGTCGTCGGCACCCGGGCGGCGACATTCGCGCCGGTGCGCGACCTCGGCCTGGTGGCCTGGTGGGACGACGGCGACGACCTGCACGACGAGCCGCGCGCCCCCTACCCGCACGTGCGCGAGGTGCTGCTGGCCCGCGCGAGGCTCGAGGGGGCGGCGGTGCTCTCCGGCGGGTTCGCCCGGTCCGTGGCGGTGCAGCAGCTCGTCGAGGCCGGCAGCCTGCGACCGGTCGTGGGCGCTCCGGCCGACCTGCGGCGGGCGGCACCCCGGGTGCAGGTCGCCGGGGAGGGCACCGACCTCGAGCGCGACCCCGCAGCGGCCGCGGCCCACCTGCCCTCGGCCGCCTGGCGGGCCGCCAAGGCCGCGCTCGAGCGGGGCCCGGTGCTCATCCAGGTGCCCCGCCGCGGATACGTCCCGTCACTGTCCTGCCAGACCTGCCGGATGCCCGCTCGCTGCGGTCACTGCCACGGGCCGCTGGCGCTCGTGGCGGCGGACGCGCCTCCGGTGTGCCGGTGGTGCGGCAAGGGCGTGCCGGCCTTCGACTGCCCCCACTGCCACGGCCGCACGGTCCGGGCCGGGGTCGTCGGCGCCCGGCGCACCGCCGAGGAGCTCGGGCGCGCGTTCGCCGGGGTGCCGGTGCACACCTCCGGCGCCGGCGACGTGCTCGCCGCCGTGGCGGCCCGGCCGAGCCTGGTCATCGCCACGCCCGGCGCCGAGCCGGTGGCCGAGGGCGGCTACGCCGCGACCCTGCTGCTGGACGCGTGGGCGCTGCTCGACCGCCCCTCCCTGGACGCCGCGCAGGAGGCCGAGCGCCGCTGGCTGGCCGCCGCGGCGCTGACCCGTGGCGCGGCCGAGGGTGGTCTCGTCGTGCTCTGCGGGGCGCCGCTGCACACCACCTTGCCGGCGATCGAGGCGCTGGTGCGCTGGGACCCGGCGTGGTTCGCCGCCCGCGAGCTGGCCGAGCGGCGCGAGCTGCGGCTGCCACCGACCGTGGCCATGGCCCAGCTCGTCGCGAGCCGGCGGGCGCTGGCCGACGCGCTGGAGCACACCAGCCTGCCCGAGGGGGTGGAGCGGCTCGGGCCGCTGCCGGCGTCCGTGGGTGGCCCGGCCGCGGGGGCCGCCCGGCGCGGTCGCGGTCCGGCGCCCGCCAGGCCCGGCGGAGCGGCGCGGGCCGGTGGGACGGACGCCGCGGCACCGGAGCGGATGCAGCTGCTCGTGCGTGGCCCGCTGGCGGACGGGCCGGCGCTGGCGTCGGCGATGGCCGCGCTCAAGGCGGTGCGCAGCGCGCGCAAGGAGAAGGAGTCCGTGACCGTGCGGATGGACCCGAGCGAAGGGATCGGCTGA
- a CDS encoding bifunctional phosphopantothenoylcysteine decarboxylase/phosphopantothenate synthase gives MRVVLGVSGGIAAYKACLLLRLLTESGHDVTVVPTAAALEFVGAPTWAALSGKPVATDVWSNVHEVPHVRLGQQADLVVVAPATADLLARAAHGLADDLLTNTLLTARCPVVLAPAMHTEMWEHAATRANVATLRSRGVHVIEPASGRLTGADTGPGRLPEPEEIFAVCRELLSAGDGAAAAVPGAAEGEVPATGAVASALPLAGRRVVVSAGGTREPIDPVRFLGNRSSGKQGFAIAAVAAARGAEVTLVAANADLPVPAGVSVVPVGTVLELREAVTTAAKEADVVVMAAAPADFRPAHYSGSKIKKSHDPDVPGGDESAPVIELVRNPDVLAELVQTRGSASSPFIVGFAAETGDESGSVMDHARAKLERKGCDLLVVNEVGPGKVFGQDDTTVHILQRDGSAPVVAGPAPKEAVAATLWDVIQSRL, from the coding sequence GTGCGAGTAGTCCTGGGCGTCAGTGGCGGGATCGCCGCTTACAAGGCGTGCCTGCTGCTGCGCCTGCTGACCGAGAGCGGCCACGACGTCACCGTCGTGCCGACCGCGGCCGCGCTGGAGTTCGTCGGCGCCCCCACCTGGGCGGCGCTGTCGGGCAAGCCGGTCGCGACCGACGTGTGGAGCAACGTCCACGAGGTGCCGCACGTGCGGCTCGGCCAGCAGGCGGACCTCGTGGTCGTCGCGCCGGCCACCGCCGACCTGCTCGCGCGGGCGGCGCACGGCCTGGCCGACGACCTGCTGACCAACACGCTGCTCACCGCGCGCTGCCCGGTCGTGCTCGCCCCGGCGATGCACACCGAGATGTGGGAGCACGCGGCCACGCGCGCCAACGTCGCGACGCTGCGCTCGCGCGGCGTCCACGTCATCGAGCCGGCCTCCGGGCGGCTCACCGGCGCCGACACCGGACCGGGCCGGCTGCCCGAGCCGGAGGAGATCTTCGCCGTATGCCGTGAGCTGCTGTCCGCGGGCGACGGCGCCGCGGCGGCCGTCCCCGGCGCGGCGGAGGGGGAGGTGCCCGCGACCGGCGCGGTGGCGTCGGCCCTCCCGCTGGCCGGCCGTCGGGTCGTGGTCAGCGCCGGGGGCACCCGGGAGCCGATCGACCCGGTGCGCTTCCTCGGCAACCGGTCCTCGGGCAAGCAGGGCTTCGCCATCGCCGCCGTGGCCGCGGCCCGCGGGGCGGAGGTCACCCTCGTCGCCGCGAACGCCGACCTGCCGGTGCCCGCCGGCGTGTCCGTCGTACCGGTCGGGACGGTCCTGGAGCTGCGCGAGGCCGTGACCACCGCGGCCAAGGAGGCCGACGTGGTCGTCATGGCCGCCGCGCCCGCGGACTTCCGCCCGGCGCACTACTCCGGGTCCAAGATCAAGAAGTCGCACGACCCCGACGTGCCCGGTGGCGACGAGTCGGCGCCGGTGATCGAGCTCGTCCGCAACCCCGACGTCCTCGCCGAGCTGGTGCAGACCCGCGGCTCGGCCTCCTCGCCGTTCATCGTGGGCTTCGCCGCCGAGACCGGAGACGAGTCCGGCTCGGTGATGGACCACGCCCGGGCCAAGCTCGAGCGCAAGGGCTGCGACCTGCTCGTCGTCAACGAGGTCGGCCCCGGCAAGGTGTTCGGCCAGGACGACACCACCGTGCACATCCTCCAGCGCGACGGCTCCGCACCCGTGGTGGCCGGCCCCGCGCCCAAGGAGGCCGTGGCGGCCACGCTCTGGGACGTCATCCAGTCCCGTCTGTAG
- the gmk gene encoding guanylate kinase — translation MTEHSSRLVVLAGPTAVGKGTVAAYVREHFPEVWLSVSMTTRAPRPGEVDGVHYHFVDDAEFERLREAGEFLEWAVVHGRAKYGTPRRPVEAAIAAGRPAMLEIDLQGARQVRQTMPEALFVFLEPPSWDELVRRLVGRGTETEEEREVRLTTARHELAAAREFDVIITNDEVRHASEELVSLMRSTASTGSLAPHPRRNEN, via the coding sequence ATGACGGAGCACAGCAGCCGGCTGGTCGTCCTGGCCGGGCCCACCGCGGTGGGCAAGGGCACGGTCGCCGCCTACGTGCGCGAGCACTTTCCCGAGGTGTGGCTGTCGGTGTCGATGACGACCCGCGCCCCGCGGCCCGGTGAGGTCGACGGCGTGCACTACCACTTCGTCGACGACGCCGAGTTCGAGCGGCTGCGCGAGGCCGGCGAGTTCCTCGAGTGGGCCGTCGTCCACGGCCGGGCCAAGTACGGCACGCCGCGGCGCCCCGTGGAGGCGGCGATCGCGGCGGGCCGGCCGGCGATGCTGGAGATCGACCTGCAGGGCGCGCGCCAGGTGCGCCAGACGATGCCCGAGGCACTGTTCGTGTTCCTCGAGCCGCCGAGCTGGGACGAGCTGGTGCGCCGGCTCGTCGGCCGCGGCACCGAGACCGAGGAGGAGCGCGAGGTCCGGCTGACCACGGCGCGGCACGAGCTGGCGGCCGCCCGCGAGTTCGACGTCATCATCACCAACGACGAGGTTCGGCACGCGAGCGAGGAACTCGTATCATTGATGCGATCCACCGCTTCCACCGGATCCCTCGCACCTCACCCCCGACGAAACGAGAACTGA
- the metK gene encoding methionine adenosyltransferase, with amino-acid sequence MSRLFTSESVTEGHPDKICDQISDGILDAMLAQDKNARVAVETMVTTGLVHVAGEVSTTGWVDIPSIVRDTIVGIGYDSSLKGFDGRSCGVSISIGQQSPDIAQGVDTAHENRTGGVDPLDKQGAGDQGLMFGYACEDTPELMPLPIFLAHRLSERLSTVRKSGELAYLRPDGKTQVTIGYDGDQAVKLDTVVLSTQHAGDVSLEGMLEPDIATHVIKPVLDELVAAGTDLDVSDYRMLINPTGRFEIGGPMGDAGLTGRKIIVDTYGGMARHGGGAFSGKDPSKVDRSAAYAMRWVAKNVVAAGLAKRCEVQVAYAIGKAQPVGLYVETFGTETVPLDKIQRAIDSTFDLRPAAIIDELDLLRPIYQPTAAYGHFGRTSAPGLEGGFTWERTDRVEKLRAAV; translated from the coding sequence GTGTCACGCCTCTTCACCTCCGAGTCCGTCACCGAGGGTCACCCCGACAAGATCTGCGACCAGATCAGTGACGGGATCCTCGACGCGATGCTCGCGCAGGACAAGAACGCCCGCGTCGCCGTCGAGACCATGGTGACCACGGGCCTGGTGCACGTCGCCGGTGAGGTCAGCACCACCGGCTGGGTCGACATCCCCAGCATCGTGCGCGACACCATCGTCGGCATCGGCTACGACTCCTCGCTCAAGGGCTTCGACGGCCGCTCCTGCGGGGTGTCCATCTCCATCGGGCAGCAGTCGCCCGACATCGCCCAGGGCGTCGACACCGCCCACGAGAACCGCACCGGCGGCGTCGACCCGCTCGACAAGCAGGGCGCGGGCGACCAGGGCCTGATGTTCGGCTACGCCTGCGAGGACACCCCCGAGCTCATGCCGCTGCCGATCTTCCTCGCGCACCGGCTCTCCGAGCGCCTGAGCACCGTGCGCAAGTCCGGCGAGCTGGCCTACCTGCGCCCCGACGGCAAGACCCAGGTCACCATCGGCTACGACGGCGACCAGGCGGTCAAGCTCGACACCGTGGTCCTCTCGACCCAGCACGCCGGCGACGTCTCCCTCGAGGGCATGCTCGAGCCCGACATCGCCACCCACGTCATCAAGCCGGTCCTCGACGAGCTCGTCGCCGCCGGCACCGACCTGGACGTGTCCGACTACCGCATGCTCATCAACCCCACCGGCCGGTTCGAGATCGGCGGCCCGATGGGCGACGCCGGCCTGACCGGCCGCAAGATCATCGTCGACACCTACGGCGGCATGGCCCGCCACGGCGGTGGCGCCTTCTCCGGCAAGGACCCGAGCAAGGTGGACCGCTCCGCGGCCTACGCCATGCGCTGGGTGGCCAAGAACGTCGTCGCGGCCGGCCTGGCCAAGCGCTGCGAGGTCCAGGTCGCCTACGCCATCGGCAAGGCCCAGCCGGTCGGCCTCTACGTCGAGACCTTCGGCACCGAGACCGTCCCCCTCGACAAGATCCAGCGCGCGATCGACTCGACCTTCGACCTGCGCCCGGCCGCGATCATCGACGAGCTCGACCTGCTGCGCCCGATCTACCAGCCCACCGCGGCCTACGGCCACTTCGGCCGCACCTCCGCCCCGGGCCTGGAGGGTGGCTTCACCTGGGAGCGCACCGACCGCGTCGAGAAGCTCCGCGCCGCGGTCTGA